One segment of Rosa chinensis cultivar Old Blush chromosome 6, RchiOBHm-V2, whole genome shotgun sequence DNA contains the following:
- the LOC112171235 gene encoding uncharacterized protein LOC112171235, whose amino-acid sequence MGNVKGGDGVKALKMRAVLINIRPIRAVWCGEVEKWNEAFSSPAIVAIAASTSQDFLIHNPPVRRPPDEREHIKWNPPPPDHVKINFDGSVIQQSNNATIGFVIGDNFGCPVIACAKRIGKANVPLTEAVALRESLLKAQELNYTNLLIEGDSQLVIHCVIGKTNTPWHLQSIIQDIKQLASNFNSVVFTHTLREANFVANALASIGHGSDELISWTSHFPSSVNSAISFDLFGAGCSRGASL is encoded by the exons ATGGGGAATGTAAAAGGTGGAGATGGGGTGAAAGCGTTGAAGATGAGAGCTGTTCTCATCAATATAAGGCCTATAAGAGCAGTATGGTGTGGAGAGGTAGAGAAATG GAATGAAGCTTTCTCCTCCCCTGCTATAGTGGCCATTGCGGCTTCCACTTCTCAAGATTTCCTCATTCATAATCCTCCTGTAAGGCGTCCTCCAGATGAGCGGGAGCACATCAAATGGAATCCTCCTCCTCCAGACCATGTTAAAATCAACTTTGATGGTTCAGTCATCCAACAAAGCAACAATGCAACTATTGGCTTTGTCATCGGAGACAACTTTGGATGTCCTGTTATTGCTTGTGCTAAACGAATTGGGAAAGCTAATGTCCCTCTGACAGAAGCTGTTGCTCTCCGGGAAAGCCTCCTAAAAGCTCAAGAGCTTAACTACACCAACCTGTTGATTGAAGGGGATTCCCAACTGGTCATTCACTGTGTTATTGGGAAGACCAACACTCCTTGGCATCTACAGTCTATCATCCAGGACATCAAACAGCTAGCTTCCAACTTCAATTCAGTCGTTTTCACCCACACTTTACGggaagctaattttgtggcAAATGCCCTTGCCTCCATAGGCCATGGATCAGACGAGCTCATTTCTTGGACCAGTCACTTTCCCTCTAGTGTTAATTCAGCTATTAGCTTTGATCTGTTTGGCGCAGGCTGCTCTAGAGGAGCCTCcctttag
- the LOC112171236 gene encoding uncharacterized protein LOC112171236 — MSAAALQIQTLEDEDSQWGGSSEGRTYKARDRELMDLRLKAQYFTDPCRYEPNIFRKRYRMQPWVFDKMMRDVANYDPYFVQTRDACGKLSLSTKQKLTCAMRMLAYGITADFCDDYLDIAKTTAIEIFEHFTKAI, encoded by the coding sequence ATGTCTGCCGCTGCCTTGCAAATCCAAACTCTAGAAGATGAGGATTCACAATGGGGTGGTTCTTCAGAAGGTCGTACCTATAAGGCCAGGGATCGAGAGCTGATGGATCTTCGACTCAAAGCTCAATACTTCACGGATCCGTGCAGGTATGAACCAAACATATTTCGCAAGCGATATAGAATGCAACCTTGGGTCTTTGATAAGATGATGCGCGACGTGGCCAACTACGACccatattttgttcaaacaagAGATGCTTGTGGGAAACTCAGCTTATCCACTAAACAAAAGCTGACATGCGCCATGAGAATGCTCGCGTATGGCATCACAGCTGATTTCTGTGATGATTACCTAGATATTGCGAAAACCACTGCCATTGAGATTTTTGAGCACTTCACAAAAGCAATCTAG
- the LOC112171237 gene encoding uncharacterized protein LOC112171237: MQEVYRKDVERAFGILQARWAIIRGSARGWSKENLQYIMMTCIILRNMIVEDEHDEDAAQPFDPDDIPTRPRKAEIYKRPVMDTDVDRNPQQLNQFLRRYREVRCPVMNKNLQDDLVDHLWTMKLQADQNHQ, encoded by the coding sequence ATGCAGGAAGTATATAGAAAAGACGTGGAGAGAGCATTTGGTATTCTCCAAGCTCGTTGGGCAATCATAAGAGGATCAGCTCGTGGGTGGAGTAAGGAGAACCTTCAATACATCATGATGACGTGCATTATCTTGCGCAATATGATTGTTGAAGATGAGCATGATGAAGATGCAGCGCAGCCATTTGATCCGGATGATATCCCAACCAGACCAAGGAAAGCAGAGATATATAAGAGACCAGTAATGGACACCGATGTTGATCGTAATCCGCAACAACTAAATCAATTCTTGCGTCGTTATAGGGAGGTTAGATGTCCAGTGATGAATAAAAACCTCCAAGACGATCTAGTCGATCACCTATGGACCATGAAGTTACAAGCTGATCAGAACCACCAgtga